Proteins encoded within one genomic window of Esox lucius isolate fEsoLuc1 chromosome 12, fEsoLuc1.pri, whole genome shotgun sequence:
- the pa2g4b gene encoding proliferation-associated protein 2G4b encodes MSGDDDPQEQTIADDLVVTKYKMGADIANQAMKTVVEAARAGVTVVSLCEMGDAFITTETGKVFRKEKDQKKGIAFPTSVSVNNCVCHFSPLKSDPEVILKDGDLVKIDLGVHVDGFISNLAHSFVVGVTKHTPLTGRKADVIKAAHLCAEAALRLVKPGNQNSQVTEAWNKIAKSFKCTAIEGMLSHQLKQHVIDGEKTIIQNPTDQQRKDHEKAEFEVHEVYAVDVLISTGEGKAKDAGQRTTIYKRDPDKQYGLKMKTSRIFFSEVERRFDAMPFTLRAFEDEAKARLGVVECAKHELLQPFNVLHEKEGEFVAQFKFTVLLMANGPLRITTGLYDPELYKSEHEVEDADLKALLQSSASRKTQKKKKKKASKTVEVETAPAPAEVGETKAAD; translated from the exons ATGTCTGGAGACGACGACCCACAAGAGCAGACCATCGCCGATGACTTGGTGGTCACTAAATACAAAATGGGGGCCGATATTGCCAACC AGGCCATGAAGACCGTGGTGGAGGCCGCCAGGGCAGGGGTGACCGTAGTGAGCCTCTGTGAGATGGGAGATGCCTTCATCACGACGGAAACTGGAAAGGTCTTCAGGAAGGAGAAAGACCAGAAAAAAG GCATCGCCTTCCCCACCAGTGTGTCTGTCAACAACTGTGTGTGCCACTTCTCTCCCCTGAAGAGCGACCCTGAGGTCATCCTGAAGGACGGGGACCTCGTCAAAAT TGATCTGGGTGTGCACGTCGATGGCTTCATCTCGAACCTGGCCCACAGCTTTGTGGTTGGTGTGACCAAG CACACCCCTCTGACGGGACGTAAGGCCGACGTGATTAAAGCGGCCCATCTCTGCGCGGAGGCGGCCCTCAGACTGGTCAAGCCTGGAAATCAA AACTCACAGGTCACCGAAGCCTGGAACAAGATTGCCAAGTCATTCAAATGTACCGCCATTGAGG gGATGCTGTCCCATCAGCTGAAGCAGCACGTGATTGACGGAGAGAAAACCATCATTCAGAACCCCACAGACCAGCAGAG GAAGGACCATGAGAAGGCCGAGTTTGAGGTGCATGAGGTGTACGCGGTGGACGTGCTGATCAGCACCGGTGAAGGCAAG GCGAAAGACGCCGGCCAAAGGACCACCATTTACAAGCGGGACCCAGACAAGCAGTACGGACTGAAGATGAAGACGTCCAGGATTTTCTTCAGCGAGGTGGAGAGACGCTTCGACGCCATGCCCTTCACTCTCAG GGCGTTTGAGGATGAGGCCAAGGCCAGACTGGGTGTTGTGGAGTGTGCCAAACACGAACTGCTGCAACCATTCAACGTTCTTCACGAGAAAGAAG GTGAGTTTGTGGCCCAGTTCAAGTTCACCGTTCTGCTGATGGCTAACGGACCTCTGCGCATAACTACAGGACTGTATGACCCAGAGTTGTACAAGTCCGAACATGAAGTGGAGGACGCAGATCTCAAG gcTTTGCTCCAAAGCTCAGCGAGCCGCAAGActcagaagaaaaagaaaaagaag GCTTCAAAGACCGTGGAAGTCGAAACTGCACCAGCACCGGCAGAGGTCGGGGAGACCAAAGCTGCTGATTAA